The genomic segment TGAACTCGCGTATTGGCTTTCGGACATTCGCGTTTGGGCGTTTGCTGTAACCTATCTCACCGCATTTGTTTTTACGCAAGTTGCATTTTCTCGCGGGCGCGCACTTTTTGTGATTCCCTTTAGCGCAGCCATCGGCGCGGTCGTTCCCATTCTTGCGGGTGCACTCATTTTTGCAGAGCCTTTCCCACCGATGAAAATCGTAAGCATCGCGATGGTCATTTTAGGTTCTAGTTTATTCATCGCAAGTCCGCGGCAAATGCTTCGGAAAACATTCAAAAGGAATTCTCATGCAAACAAATGATGTTTGGTTTAAAGCAACCGGTCATTGCAAACCCGAAGATTATGAACTGGCGACTTATTTTTTAATGGAAGCCGGCGTCGGCGCATTAGAAGAATTAGAAACATCCACCGCTGAGCGCACCGATTTTTGCTTTTACACCGGCGAAAAAAATGCCCGCGATGCAATCGTCAAAAAATTTCCCGAATATCATTTCACCCCCGAAGACGAAGAAGCTAAAGATTGGGATCGCTGGTGGCGAGACCGCGCAACTCCCGTCCACGTTTCCCATCGCGTTTGGGTACGTCCGCCTTGGGTTGAATTTACTCCGCCCGAATCCGACGCCATTCTTCTCGTTCTCGAAGCGAAAAGCGCTTTTGGTACAGGCGATCACGCAACCACAGCGCTCATCTCGGGCATGATGGAATCGCTCGATTTGAAAAATAAAACCGTTCTCGACATCGGCACCGGAACCGGAATTCTTTCGATGATTGCGGATAAACTCGGCGCAAAAAAAGTCATCGGAACCGAAATTGATTTGCTCGCACTTCCTTGCATTGCGGAAAATTTTAAGCAGAATCACTGCGAAAATTCGCGGGCAGTTTTCGGCTTTTTGGACACATTCCAAGACGATGCTCGCTTCGATGCAATCGTCTGCAATATGATTCGCACCGAATTTTGGCCGATGAAAAAAGACGTCGAACGCATGCTCAAAAAAGGCGGGCA from the Hallerella porci genome contains:
- a CDS encoding 50S ribosomal protein L11 methyltransferase; this translates as MQTNDVWFKATGHCKPEDYELATYFLMEAGVGALEELETSTAERTDFCFYTGEKNARDAIVKKFPEYHFTPEDEEAKDWDRWWRDRATPVHVSHRVWVRPPWVEFTPPESDAILLVLEAKSAFGTGDHATTALISGMMESLDLKNKTVLDIGTGTGILSMIADKLGAKKVIGTEIDLLALPCIAENFKQNHCENSRAVFGFLDTFQDDARFDAIVCNMIRTEFWPMKKDVERMLKKGGHFLLTGQLTAEKNYVLDWFQEAGFKTLREETRDEWWCVDAIRE